The proteins below come from a single Mangifera indica cultivar Alphonso chromosome 16, CATAS_Mindica_2.1, whole genome shotgun sequence genomic window:
- the LOC123199635 gene encoding classical arabinogalactan protein 2-like — MSSAMLKALFFLSLLATSCMAQAPAPTPTPVKPTPTPAPVSPPAPTPAPVSPPAPTPSPTPAPAPAPATPSPSPAPVHAPTPSPTTSPAPTPNAVSFPPAPTPSGTTSPAAEPNPADIPSGSFVDGWVNRAAIFGTALAGTFLAAVIA, encoded by the coding sequence ATGAGTTCTGCAATGCTTAAAGCTCTCTTCTTTTTAAGCCTGTTGGCCACCTCATGCATGGCTCAAGCACCTGCACCCACACCAACACCAGTAAAACCTACACCAACACCAGCACCAGTGAGTCCACCGGCACCAACACCGGCTCCAGTGAGTCCACCGGCACCAACACCATCACCAACTCCAGCACCTGCACCTGCACCGGCAACTCCTTCACCCAGCCCAGCTCCAGTCCACGCTCCAACTCCATCACCAACCACCTCACCTGCCCCTACACCGAACGCCGTCTCTTTTCCTCCTGCTCCAACTCCCTCAGGCACTACTTCACCAGCCGCTGAGCCAAACCCGGCTGACATACCCAGCGGTAGCTTCGTCGACGGATGGGTCAACAGAGCCGCCATCTTCGGAACTGCTCTAGCTGGAACGTTCCTCGCCGCTGTTATTGCTTAG